The following coding sequences are from one Homalodisca vitripennis isolate AUS2020 chromosome 7, UT_GWSS_2.1, whole genome shotgun sequence window:
- the LOC124366723 gene encoding integrator complex subunit 3-like — MNNYYKCCADVTGRLVMFRENSFQEVLSASLSWETFEQFCLWQLVTAHGIPIDYVMPILPRLDHDNHAEALTAILLMLKHEK, encoded by the coding sequence ATGAACAATTACTACAAATGTTGTGCTGATGTGACAGGTCGGCTGGTGATGTTTCGAGAGAATTCATTCCAGGAAGTGTTGTCAGCATCATTGTCGTGGGAGACGTTTGAGCAGTTCTGCCTGTGGCAGCTGGTTACTGCTCATGGTATACCCATCGACTACGTTATGCCCATCCTTCCACGGCTCGACCACGACAACCACGCTGAGGCGCTTACCGCCATCCTGCTCATGCTCAAGCATGAAAAGTAG